The proteins below are encoded in one region of Balaenoptera acutorostrata chromosome 11, mBalAcu1.1, whole genome shotgun sequence:
- the TNS2 gene encoding tensin-2 isoform X7 — translation MKPRKAEPHSFREKVFRKKPPVCAVCKVTIDGTGVSCRVCKVATHRKCEAKVTSSCQAVPPTELRRNTAPVRRIEHLGSTKSLNYSKQRSTLPRSFSLDPLMERRWDLDLTYVTERILAAAFPARPDEQRHRGHLRELAHVLQSKHRDKYLLFNLSEKRHDLTRLNPKVQDFGWPELHAPPLDKLCSICKAMETWLSADPQHVVVLYCKGSKGKLGVIVSAYMHYSKISAGADQALATLTMRKFCEDKVASELQPSQRRYISYFSGLLSGSIRMNSSPLFLHYVLVPMLPAFEPGTGFQPFLKIYQSMQLVYTSGIYHVAGPGPQQLCISLEPALLLKGDVMVTCYHRGSRGTDRTLVFRVQFHTCTIHGPRLTFPKDQLDEAWTDERFPFQASVEFVFSSSPEKIKGSTPRNEPSVSVDYNTAEPAVRWDSYENFNLHHEDSVDDSVTHTRGPLDGSPYAQVQRAPRQTPPAPSPEPPPPPLLSVSSDSGHSSTLTTEPAAESPGRPPPTAAERQELERLLGGCGVAAGGRGAGRETAILDDEEQPPAGGGPRLGMYLGHRPGLSRHCSCRQGYREPCGVPNGGYYRPEGTLERRRLAYGAYEGPPQGYAEASVEKRRLCRSLSEGPYPYPPELGKPANGDFGYRAPGYREVVILEDPGLPALCSCPACEEKLALPTAALYGLRLEREAGEGWANEAGKPLLHPVRPGHPLPLLVPACGHHHAPVPDYSCLKPPKAGEEGHEGCSYAMCPEGRYGHPGYPALVTYGYGGAVPSYCPAYGRAPHSCGSPGEGRRYPSSGAHSPRAGSISPGSPPYPQSRNLSYEIPAEEGGDRYPLPGHLAPAGPLASAESPEPVSWREGPSGHSTLPRSPRDAQCSASSELSGPSTPLHTSSPVQGKESARRQDTRSPTLAPTQRLSPGEALPPASQGGAEKSPELPARSGPEPAAPGPFSPASPPSSPNDWPQERSPGGRSDSASPRGPVPTTLPGLRHAPWQGLRDSPDSPDGSPLTPVPTQMPWLVASPEPPQSSPVPAFPLAASYDINGPTQPPLPEKRHLLGPGQQPGPWGPEQASPPARGMSHHVTFAPLLPDNAPQPPEPPMQESQSNVKFVQDTSKFWYKPHLSRDQAIALLKDKDPGTFLIRDSHSFQGAYGLALKVATPPPSAQPWKGDPLEQLVRHFLIETGPKGVKIKGCPSEPYFGSLSALVSQHSISPLSLPCCLRIPSKDPLEEAPEAPVPTNMSTAADLLRQGAACSVLYLTSVETESLTGPQAVARASSAALSCSPRATPAIVHFKVSAQGITLTDNQRKLFFRRHYPVNSITFASTDPQDRRWTNPDGTTSKIFGFVAKKPGSPWENVCHLFAELDPDQPAGAIVTFITKVLLGQRK, via the exons ATGAAG CCTAGGAAAGCTGAGCCACACAGCTTCCGGGAGAAGGTTTTCCGGAAGAAACCACCAGTCTGTGCAGTGTGTAAGGTGACCATCGATGGGACAGGCGTCTCGTGCCGAG TGTGCAAGGTGGCGACACACAGAAAATGTGAAGCAAAG GTGACTTCGTCCTGTCAGGCCGTGCCTCCCACGGAGCTG CGGAGAAACACGGCCCCTGTGAGGCGCATAGAGCACCTG GGATCCACCAAGTCTCTGAACTACTCAAAGCAACGCAGCACTCTGCCCAG GAGCTTCAGCCTGGATCCTCTCATGGAGCGCCGCTGGGACTTGGACCTCACCTACGTGACGGAGCGGATCCTGGCCGCCGCCTTCCCCGCGCGGCCCGACGAGCAGCGACACCGGGGCCACCTGCGCGAGCTGGCTCACGTGCTGCAATCCAAGCACCGCGACAAGTACCTG CTCTTCAACCTTTCAGAGAAAAGACATGACCTGACCCGCCTAAACCCCAAG GTCCAGGACTTTGGCTGGCCTGAGCTGCACGCGCCCCCACTGGACAAGCTGTGCTCCATCTGCAAAGCCATGGAGACGTGGCTCAGTGCCGACCCGCAGCACGTGGTCGTACTGTACTGCAAG GGGAGCAAGGGCAAGCTCGGGGTCATCGTCTCTGCCTACATGCACTACAGCAAAATCTCTGCAGG GGCGGACCAGGCGCTGGCTACCCTTACCATGCGGAAGTTCTGTGAGGACAAGGTGGCTTCAGAGCTGCAGCCGTCCCAGCGCCG GTATATCAGCTACTTCAGTGGTCTGCTGTCCGGTTCCATCAGAATGAACAGCAGCCCTCTCTTCCTGCACTACGTGCTCGTGCCCATGCTGCCAGCCTTTGAACCTGGCACGG GTTTCCAGCCCTTCCTCAAGATCTACCAGTCCATGCAGCTTGTCTACACATCTGGAATCTA tcATGTTGCAGGCCCTGGTCCCCAGCAGCTTTGCATCAGCCTGGAGCCAGCTCTCCTCCTGAAAGGCGATGTCATG gTGACGTGCTATCACAGGGGGAGCCGGGGGACTGACCGGACCCTCGTGTTCCGAGTCCAGTTCCACACGTGTACCATCCATGGACCACGGCTCACCTTCCCCAAGGACCAGCTGGACGAGGCCTGGACCG ACGAGAGGTTCCCCTTCCAAGCCTCGGTGGAGTTCGTCTTCTCCTCCAGCCCAGAGAAGATCAAAG GCAGCACCCCACGGAACGAGCCCTCGGTGTCTGTTGACTACAACACGGCAGAGCCTGCTGTGCGCTGGGACTCCTACGAGAACTTCAACCTGCACCACGAGGACAGTGTGGACG ACTCCGTCACCCATACCCGGGGACCCCTGGATGGCAGTCCTTATGCCCAGGTGCAGCGGGCCCCCCGCCAGACCCCGCCGGCGCCCTCTCCggagccgcccccgcccccgctgcTCTCTGTCAGCAGCGATTCTGGCCATTCATCCACGCTGACCACCGAGCCAGCCGCTGAGTCCCCTGGCCGGCCACCCCCGACAGCTGCTGAGCGGCAGGAGCTGGAGCGCCTCCTGGGGGGCTGTGGAGTGGCCGCTGGGGGCCGGGGAGCTGGGCGTGAGACGGCCATCCTCGatgatgaagagcagcccccggcGGGTGGAGGCCCCCGCCTTGGAATGTATTTGGGACACAGGCCTGGCCTCAGCCGCCACTGCTCCTGCCGCCAGGGCTACCGGGAGCCCTGCGGGGTCCCCAATGGGGGCTACTACCGGCCAGAGGGGACCCTGGAGAGGAGGCGGCTGGCCTACGGGGCCTACGAGGGGCCCCCACAGGGCTATGCTGAGGCCTCCGTGGAGAAGAGGCGCCTCTGCCGATCGCTGTCCGAGGGGCCGTACCCCTACCCGCCTGAGCTGGGGAAACCGGCCAACGGGGACTTTGGCTACCGCGCCCCAGGCTACCGGGAGGTGGTGATCCTAGAGGACCCTGGGCTGCCTGCCCTGTGCTCATGCCCCGCCTGTGAGGAGAAGCTAGCGCTGCCCACGGCAGCCCTCTATGGGCTGCGCCTAgagagggaggctggagaggggtGGGCGAATGAGGCTGGCAAGCCCCTCCTGCACCCGGTGCGACCTGGGCACCCGCTGCCCCTGCTGGTGCCTGCCTGCGGGCACCACCATGCCCCAGTGCCTGACTACAGCTGCCTGAAGCCACCCAAGGCAGGCGAGGAAGGGCATGAGGGCTGCTCCTACGCCATGTGCCCCGAAGGCAGGTATGGGCATCCAGGGTACCCTGCCCTGGTGACATACGGCTATGGAGGAGCGGTTCCCAGTTACTGCCCAGCGTATGGCCGGGCGCCTCACAGCTGCGGCTCTCCAGGCGAGGGCAGAAGGTATCCCAGCTCTGGTGCCCACTCCCCCCGGGCTGGCTCCATTTCCCCCGGCAGCCCGCCCTACCCCCAATCCAGGAACCTCAGCTACGAGATCCctgcagaggagggaggggacaggtATCCGCTGCCCGGGCACCTGGCCCCAGCAGGACCCTTGGCATCTGCAG AGTCGCCGGAGCCAGTGTCCTGGAGGGAGGGCCCCAGCGGGCACAGCACCCTGCCTCGGTCTCCCCGAGATGCCCAGTGCAGTGCCTCTTCTGAGCTGTCCGGTCCCTCCACGCCCCTGCACACCAGCAGCCCAGTCCAGGGCAAGGAGAG CGCCCGACGGCAGGACACTAGGTCCCCCACCTTGGCGCCCACTCAGAGACTGAGTCCCGGAGAGGCCTTGCCACCTGCTTCCCAGGGAGGGGCTGAAAAATCTCCAGAGCTGCCAGCAAGAAGTGGGCCTGAGCCTGCGGCCCCTGGtcccttctccccagcctccccgCCCAGCTCACCCAACGACTGGCCTCAGGAGAGGAGCCCAGGGGGCCGTTCGGACAGCGCCAGTCCGAGGGGCCCTGTACCCACCACCCTGCCCGGCCTCCGCCACGCCCCCTGGCAGGGCCTTCGAGACTCCCCGGACAGCCCAGACGGGTCCCCCCTCACCCCTGTGCCTACTCAGATGCCCTGGCTTGTGGCCAGCCCAGAGCCACCTCAGAGCTCACCCGTACCTGCCTTCCCTCTGGCTGCATCTTACGACATCAATggccccacccagcccccactTCCCGAGAAACGCCACCTGCTGGGGCCTGGGCAACAGCCAGGACCCTGGGGCCCAGAGCAGGCATCACCACCAGCCAGAGGCATGAGTCACCATGTCACCTTTGCACCTCTGCTCCCGGATAATGCCCCCCAACCTCCAG AGCCCCCTATGCAAGAGAGCCAGAGCAACGTCAAGTTTGTCCAGGATACGTCCAAGTTCTGGTATAAGCCACACCTGTCCCGTGACCAAG ccaTTGCCCTGCTGAAGGACAAGGACCCTGGGACCTTCTTGATCAGGGACAGTCATTCATTCCAAGGAGCCTATGGGCTGGCTCTCAAGGTGGCTACGCCCCCACCCAGCGCCCAGCCCTGGAAAG GGGACCCCTTGGAACAGCTGGTCCGCCACTTTCTCATTGAGACTGGGCCCAAAGGGGTGAAGATCAAGGGCTGCCCCAGCGAGCCCTACTTTG GCAGCCTGTCGGCCCTGGTCTCCCAGCACTCCATCTCCCCGCTGTCCCTGCCCTGCTGCCTGCGCATTCCCAGCAAAG ATCCTCTGGAGGAGGCCCCAGAGGCCCCAGTGCCCACCAACATGAGCACAGCGGCAGACCTCCTGCGTCAGGGCGCCG cctgCAGCGTGCTCTACCTGACCTCAGTGGAGACGGAGTCGCTGACAGGCCCCCAGGCGGTGGCGCGGGCCAGCTCCGCAGCTCTGAGCTGCAGCCCCCGCGCCACGCCAGCCATTGTCCACTTCAAGGTCTCAGCCCAGGGCATCACGCTGACAGACAACCAGAGGAA GCTCTTCTTTCGCCGCCATTATCCAGTGAACAGCATCACCTTCGCCAGCACTGACCCTCAGGACCGGAG ATGGACCAACCCGGACGGGACCACCTCCAA GATCTTTGGTTTCGTGGCCAAGAAGCCGGGAAGCCCCTGGGAGAACGTGTGTCACCTCTTTGCAGAGCTTGACCCAGATCAGCCTGCAGGCGCCATTGTCACCTTCATCACCAAAGTTCTGCTGGGCcagagaaaatga
- the TNS2 gene encoding tensin-2 isoform X5, which translates to MGWPGGSPCCCPAPPRPRPAGRPPQPRKAEPHSFREKVFRKKPPVCAVCKVTIDGTGVSCRVCKVATHRKCEAKVTSSCQAVPPTELRRNTAPVRRIEHLGSTKSLNYSKQRSTLPRLRLLPRSFSLDPLMERRWDLDLTYVTERILAAAFPARPDEQRHRGHLRELAHVLQSKHRDKYLLFNLSEKRHDLTRLNPKVQDFGWPELHAPPLDKLCSICKAMETWLSADPQHVVVLYCKGSKGKLGVIVSAYMHYSKISAGADQALATLTMRKFCEDKVASELQPSQRRYISYFSGLLSGSIRMNSSPLFLHYVLVPMLPAFEPGTGFQPFLKIYQSMQLVYTSGIYHVAGPGPQQLCISLEPALLLKGDVMVTCYHRGSRGTDRTLVFRVQFHTCTIHGPRLTFPKDQLDEAWTDERFPFQASVEFVFSSSPEKIKGSTPRNEPSVSVDYNTAEPAVRWDSYENFNLHHEDSVDDSVTHTRGPLDGSPYAQVQRAPRQTPPAPSPEPPPPPLLSVSSDSGHSSTLTTEPAAESPGRPPPTAAERQELERLLGGCGVAAGGRGAGRETAILDDEEQPPAGGGPRLGMYLGHRPGLSRHCSCRQGYREPCGVPNGGYYRPEGTLERRRLAYGAYEGPPQGYAEASVEKRRLCRSLSEGPYPYPPELGKPANGDFGYRAPGYREVVILEDPGLPALCSCPACEEKLALPTAALYGLRLEREAGEGWANEAGKPLLHPVRPGHPLPLLVPACGHHHAPVPDYSCLKPPKAGEEGHEGCSYAMCPEGRYGHPGYPALVTYGYGGAVPSYCPAYGRAPHSCGSPGEGRRYPSSGAHSPRAGSISPGSPPYPQSRNLSYEIPAEEGGDRYPLPGHLAPAGPLASAESPEPVSWREGPSGHSTLPRSPRDAQCSASSELSGPSTPLHTSSPVQGKESARRQDTRSPTLAPTQRLSPGEALPPASQGGAEKSPELPARSGPEPAAPGPFSPASPPSSPNDWPQERSPGGRSDSASPRGPVPTTLPGLRHAPWQGLRDSPDSPDGSPLTPVPTQMPWLVASPEPPQSSPVPAFPLAASYDINGPTQPPLPEKRHLLGPGQQPGPWGPEQASPPARGMSHHVTFAPLLPDNAPQPPEPPMQESQSNVKFVQDTSKFWYKPHLSRDQAIALLKDKDPGTFLIRDSHSFQGAYGLALKVATPPPSAQPWKGDPLEQLVRHFLIETGPKGVKIKGCPSEPYFGSLSALVSQHSISPLSLPCCLRIPSKDPLEEAPEAPVPTNMSTAADLLRQGAACSVLYLTSVETESLTGPQAVARASSAALSCSPRATPAIVHFKVSAQGITLTDNQRKLFFRRHYPVNSITFASTDPQDRRWTNPDGTTSKIFGFVAKKPGSPWENVCHLFAELDPDQPAGAIVTFITKVLLGQRK; encoded by the exons ATGGGCTGGCCCGGGGGCTCCCCCTGCTGCTGCCCCGCCCCaccgcgcccccgccccgccgggCGCCCCCCGCAG CCTAGGAAAGCTGAGCCACACAGCTTCCGGGAGAAGGTTTTCCGGAAGAAACCACCAGTCTGTGCAGTGTGTAAGGTGACCATCGATGGGACAGGCGTCTCGTGCCGAG TGTGCAAGGTGGCGACACACAGAAAATGTGAAGCAAAG GTGACTTCGTCCTGTCAGGCCGTGCCTCCCACGGAGCTG CGGAGAAACACGGCCCCTGTGAGGCGCATAGAGCACCTG GGATCCACCAAGTCTCTGAACTACTCAAAGCAACGCAGCACTCTGCCCAG GCTTCGCCTCCTCCCCAGGAGCTTCAGCCTGGATCCTCTCATGGAGCGCCGCTGGGACTTGGACCTCACCTACGTGACGGAGCGGATCCTGGCCGCCGCCTTCCCCGCGCGGCCCGACGAGCAGCGACACCGGGGCCACCTGCGCGAGCTGGCTCACGTGCTGCAATCCAAGCACCGCGACAAGTACCTG CTCTTCAACCTTTCAGAGAAAAGACATGACCTGACCCGCCTAAACCCCAAG GTCCAGGACTTTGGCTGGCCTGAGCTGCACGCGCCCCCACTGGACAAGCTGTGCTCCATCTGCAAAGCCATGGAGACGTGGCTCAGTGCCGACCCGCAGCACGTGGTCGTACTGTACTGCAAG GGGAGCAAGGGCAAGCTCGGGGTCATCGTCTCTGCCTACATGCACTACAGCAAAATCTCTGCAGG GGCGGACCAGGCGCTGGCTACCCTTACCATGCGGAAGTTCTGTGAGGACAAGGTGGCTTCAGAGCTGCAGCCGTCCCAGCGCCG GTATATCAGCTACTTCAGTGGTCTGCTGTCCGGTTCCATCAGAATGAACAGCAGCCCTCTCTTCCTGCACTACGTGCTCGTGCCCATGCTGCCAGCCTTTGAACCTGGCACGG GTTTCCAGCCCTTCCTCAAGATCTACCAGTCCATGCAGCTTGTCTACACATCTGGAATCTA tcATGTTGCAGGCCCTGGTCCCCAGCAGCTTTGCATCAGCCTGGAGCCAGCTCTCCTCCTGAAAGGCGATGTCATG gTGACGTGCTATCACAGGGGGAGCCGGGGGACTGACCGGACCCTCGTGTTCCGAGTCCAGTTCCACACGTGTACCATCCATGGACCACGGCTCACCTTCCCCAAGGACCAGCTGGACGAGGCCTGGACCG ACGAGAGGTTCCCCTTCCAAGCCTCGGTGGAGTTCGTCTTCTCCTCCAGCCCAGAGAAGATCAAAG GCAGCACCCCACGGAACGAGCCCTCGGTGTCTGTTGACTACAACACGGCAGAGCCTGCTGTGCGCTGGGACTCCTACGAGAACTTCAACCTGCACCACGAGGACAGTGTGGACG ACTCCGTCACCCATACCCGGGGACCCCTGGATGGCAGTCCTTATGCCCAGGTGCAGCGGGCCCCCCGCCAGACCCCGCCGGCGCCCTCTCCggagccgcccccgcccccgctgcTCTCTGTCAGCAGCGATTCTGGCCATTCATCCACGCTGACCACCGAGCCAGCCGCTGAGTCCCCTGGCCGGCCACCCCCGACAGCTGCTGAGCGGCAGGAGCTGGAGCGCCTCCTGGGGGGCTGTGGAGTGGCCGCTGGGGGCCGGGGAGCTGGGCGTGAGACGGCCATCCTCGatgatgaagagcagcccccggcGGGTGGAGGCCCCCGCCTTGGAATGTATTTGGGACACAGGCCTGGCCTCAGCCGCCACTGCTCCTGCCGCCAGGGCTACCGGGAGCCCTGCGGGGTCCCCAATGGGGGCTACTACCGGCCAGAGGGGACCCTGGAGAGGAGGCGGCTGGCCTACGGGGCCTACGAGGGGCCCCCACAGGGCTATGCTGAGGCCTCCGTGGAGAAGAGGCGCCTCTGCCGATCGCTGTCCGAGGGGCCGTACCCCTACCCGCCTGAGCTGGGGAAACCGGCCAACGGGGACTTTGGCTACCGCGCCCCAGGCTACCGGGAGGTGGTGATCCTAGAGGACCCTGGGCTGCCTGCCCTGTGCTCATGCCCCGCCTGTGAGGAGAAGCTAGCGCTGCCCACGGCAGCCCTCTATGGGCTGCGCCTAgagagggaggctggagaggggtGGGCGAATGAGGCTGGCAAGCCCCTCCTGCACCCGGTGCGACCTGGGCACCCGCTGCCCCTGCTGGTGCCTGCCTGCGGGCACCACCATGCCCCAGTGCCTGACTACAGCTGCCTGAAGCCACCCAAGGCAGGCGAGGAAGGGCATGAGGGCTGCTCCTACGCCATGTGCCCCGAAGGCAGGTATGGGCATCCAGGGTACCCTGCCCTGGTGACATACGGCTATGGAGGAGCGGTTCCCAGTTACTGCCCAGCGTATGGCCGGGCGCCTCACAGCTGCGGCTCTCCAGGCGAGGGCAGAAGGTATCCCAGCTCTGGTGCCCACTCCCCCCGGGCTGGCTCCATTTCCCCCGGCAGCCCGCCCTACCCCCAATCCAGGAACCTCAGCTACGAGATCCctgcagaggagggaggggacaggtATCCGCTGCCCGGGCACCTGGCCCCAGCAGGACCCTTGGCATCTGCAG AGTCGCCGGAGCCAGTGTCCTGGAGGGAGGGCCCCAGCGGGCACAGCACCCTGCCTCGGTCTCCCCGAGATGCCCAGTGCAGTGCCTCTTCTGAGCTGTCCGGTCCCTCCACGCCCCTGCACACCAGCAGCCCAGTCCAGGGCAAGGAGAG CGCCCGACGGCAGGACACTAGGTCCCCCACCTTGGCGCCCACTCAGAGACTGAGTCCCGGAGAGGCCTTGCCACCTGCTTCCCAGGGAGGGGCTGAAAAATCTCCAGAGCTGCCAGCAAGAAGTGGGCCTGAGCCTGCGGCCCCTGGtcccttctccccagcctccccgCCCAGCTCACCCAACGACTGGCCTCAGGAGAGGAGCCCAGGGGGCCGTTCGGACAGCGCCAGTCCGAGGGGCCCTGTACCCACCACCCTGCCCGGCCTCCGCCACGCCCCCTGGCAGGGCCTTCGAGACTCCCCGGACAGCCCAGACGGGTCCCCCCTCACCCCTGTGCCTACTCAGATGCCCTGGCTTGTGGCCAGCCCAGAGCCACCTCAGAGCTCACCCGTACCTGCCTTCCCTCTGGCTGCATCTTACGACATCAATggccccacccagcccccactTCCCGAGAAACGCCACCTGCTGGGGCCTGGGCAACAGCCAGGACCCTGGGGCCCAGAGCAGGCATCACCACCAGCCAGAGGCATGAGTCACCATGTCACCTTTGCACCTCTGCTCCCGGATAATGCCCCCCAACCTCCAG AGCCCCCTATGCAAGAGAGCCAGAGCAACGTCAAGTTTGTCCAGGATACGTCCAAGTTCTGGTATAAGCCACACCTGTCCCGTGACCAAG ccaTTGCCCTGCTGAAGGACAAGGACCCTGGGACCTTCTTGATCAGGGACAGTCATTCATTCCAAGGAGCCTATGGGCTGGCTCTCAAGGTGGCTACGCCCCCACCCAGCGCCCAGCCCTGGAAAG GGGACCCCTTGGAACAGCTGGTCCGCCACTTTCTCATTGAGACTGGGCCCAAAGGGGTGAAGATCAAGGGCTGCCCCAGCGAGCCCTACTTTG GCAGCCTGTCGGCCCTGGTCTCCCAGCACTCCATCTCCCCGCTGTCCCTGCCCTGCTGCCTGCGCATTCCCAGCAAAG ATCCTCTGGAGGAGGCCCCAGAGGCCCCAGTGCCCACCAACATGAGCACAGCGGCAGACCTCCTGCGTCAGGGCGCCG cctgCAGCGTGCTCTACCTGACCTCAGTGGAGACGGAGTCGCTGACAGGCCCCCAGGCGGTGGCGCGGGCCAGCTCCGCAGCTCTGAGCTGCAGCCCCCGCGCCACGCCAGCCATTGTCCACTTCAAGGTCTCAGCCCAGGGCATCACGCTGACAGACAACCAGAGGAA GCTCTTCTTTCGCCGCCATTATCCAGTGAACAGCATCACCTTCGCCAGCACTGACCCTCAGGACCGGAG ATGGACCAACCCGGACGGGACCACCTCCAA GATCTTTGGTTTCGTGGCCAAGAAGCCGGGAAGCCCCTGGGAGAACGTGTGTCACCTCTTTGCAGAGCTTGACCCAGATCAGCCTGCAGGCGCCATTGTCACCTTCATCACCAAAGTTCTGCTGGGCcagagaaaatga